Genomic window (Candidatus Bipolaricaulota bacterium):
ACCTGAACCGGGTGTTGCATGCGATCAGGAAGGTGAATCAATTAATCACGCGTGAGAAGGACAAAAACCGCCTGTTGCAGGGGGTGTGCGACGATCTTGCCGAAACCCGTGGCTACCGGGGCGTGTGGATCGCCCTGCTCGATAGCGATGGTAGCCTGACCTCATTCTTCCACTCCGGACTGGGAAGGGCAGCAACCGCTGTTCAGGGAATGCTCAAATCCGGAAGGTTTATGGAATGTGCTCGCCGTGCCCGCGAACGGCCGGGAGTGGTGGTGATAGCGGATCCGGCGTCCGAGTGCGGGGATTGCCCCCTCCTCAGGGAAGCGCCTGAACACCGGAAGCTGGTCGCCCGCCTGGAGTACGACGGGAAGCTATACGGCCTGATCGCGGCTGAGATCCCGCGGGAGTATGCTGCGGTAAAACAGGAACAAGAGCTGTTCTCTGAACTGGCGGAGGACGTTGGGTTCGGGCTTTACCGGCTCGAGGCCGAAGCGGCCCGGCGTGAATCCGAGGAGCGATTCCGCTCGATCGTCGAAAACTCGCACGCCGGGATCATGATGATCGATGCGAACTACCGCATCGTGTACATGAACGATTCTCTCACCCGAATCTTCGGCTGGGAACGCGATGAAGTGATCGGTCACGACTTTCGCGAGTTCCTCGACGAGGAGTCGCGCGAGCTTGTGGCCGAGCGCTATCGCCGCCGCCAGGCCGGGGAGGATGTCCCAGCCCGCTACGAGTTCAACGTATTAGGAAAGGATGGGGCGAAGCGGCGAGTGGAGGCCGCTTCCAGTGTCATCCGTGACGCAGCAGGGGAAGTGCGTACAATCGCCCAGCTCCTCGACATCACTGCCCGGAAACGGATGGAGGAGCGACTGCACGCGATCTATTCCCTCACCCGGCAGTTGGCCCTGTCCACCGACCCTGAAGAGATCGCTGATGAGGCAGTGAAGACGGCGCGGAAAGTATTGGGGATGCGGGATTGCTCCCTCTACCTCATCGATCGCGAGAAGGAGGCACTGGTCCTCGCCGCGCACTCACTCGCCGTTGATCCGAAATACCATGAGCTTCCGCTTGCCTCCGAGCGCGGGATAATGGCGGCGGTAGCACAGACCGGCGTTGCAGCATACCTCCCCGACGTCTCCCGCGATCCTCGCTACATCCCCGTGCGGGAGGAGAACCGATCCGAGCTCTGCGTCCCACTCAAGGTGGGAACGAGGACCATCGGAGTGTTGAACGTGGAGAGCACGGAGCCCGATGCGTTCGGTCCGGAGGACCAGGAACTCCTCGAATCGCTCGCCGACGGCGTCGCCGTCGCCCTGGAGGGGGCGCGGCTCTATCGCGAGCTCGAGCAGGAGCACGCCCGGCTGCGGCAGACGCTGGACGGGATCATCGCCGCCCTGACTGCTGCGATCGAGCTGCGCGACCCCTACACCGCCGGGCACCAACTCCGGGTGGCTGAACTCGCGACAGCGATCGGAGAGGAGATGGGACTCTGTTCTGATAAGATCGAGGCGATCCGCTACGCCGGTCTCGTGCACGACATCGGGAAGCTCGCCGTCCCGGCCGAGATCCTCGCCAAGCCGAGCGAGCTCACCGCCGCCGAGTACGCGATCATCAAATCCCACCCGGAACAGGCCTACGATATCCTGAAGGAAATCGACTTCCCGTGGCCGGTGGCGGACATCGTCCTTCAGCACCACGAGCGACTGGACGGCTCCGGCTACCCGCAGGGGTTGAAGGGGGACGAGATCAGGCTCGAATCGCGGATCATCGCGGTCGCAGACGTAGTAGAAGCGATGAGCTCGCACCGCCCGTACCGACCGGCCCGGGGGATCGACGCCGCCCTCGGGGAGATTCGGAAGAACAAGGGGAAGCTCTACGATCCCGACGTCGTCGATGCCTGCCTGGCAGTCTTCGAGAAGGGGTTCGCGTTTTCGCAGTGATCCTGAGCTCCGAGGACTCAGGGGTTGTGTTCGGTGTGATGTGCGTTACAATCAGGCCCATGACACGGATGATCGGACTCGTTCTTCTCGGGCTGGGGATCCTGATCCTCCTCAGCGGATGCTGCATCGGGAACCTCTGCTTCTAGGGCGCCGGAGGCAATCACCGCCTGGCCGAGCGCGATCCCTCCGTCCCCGGGCGGGACGAGTTCGTTCGTATAGTAGCTGATCCCCGCTTCCTCGATCCGCTGCCGAATCCGGCCGGAGATCGCGTCGTTGTACGCGACCCCGCCGGAGAGGGCGATCGCTCCGATCCCAAGTCCGCGTGCAAGCTCGATCGCGATCCGCGCCGTCCCGTCGGCGAGGTATGCCTGCGCGCTCGCCGCGATGTCGTCCGGGGCGAGCGTCCCCACCCGCCGGTAGAGCTCCAGGAACGCGGAGACGGTGTCGAGGATCACCAGCCCGTCGCGTTCATCGGTTCGCACCGGGAGATGGATCTCCCGTCCCGAGCTCGCCGCGGCCTCGAGCCGCATCGCCGGCTCCCCCTCGTAGGTGCGGAGCCGGGCGATTCCGATCAGCGCCGCGACCGCGTCGAGGAACCTCCCGGCGCTCGTGGTAGCAGGAGAGTTCAGTCCGGTTTCGAGTTGATGCAGGACGACCTCCACCTCGATCTCCTCCATCTCCCGCGCCCGCAGAAACTCTGCGATCTCCTCTTGCTTCACCCCGGCGGCGTGGAGGTAGGCGGCCGCCATGCGGGCCGGCTTCCGCGCTGCCAGATCGCCGCCGGGAAGCCTGACCGGGGATAGGGTCCCGGCACGCACGATCTTGCCGTCCTGGGCCACGAAGATCTCTCCCCCCCACGCGGTTCCGTCGGTTCCGTAGCCGTAGCCGTCGAGCACTACCCCGACCGCCTCGGTCAGCCCGTGCTCTCCCAGCACGGAGGCGAGATGGGCGACGTGGTGCTGGACCGGGACGGCGCGGGCCCGGTGCAGCGCGGCGAGCTCGGCGGCGTAGCGGGTGGTGATGAACCCAGGATGGAGGTCGTGGGCGACGATCCGCGGGGGTGGGGCCCCGGTTATCCGGCGCAGGTGGCCGATCGCCTCCTGCAGAAACGCGAACGTGTCGAGGTCATCGACCGTCCCGATGTGCTGGGACATCGTCACCCGACCCTCGAAGTAGAGGGCGAACGCAAGATCGCTCTCCGGCCCGAGCGCGAGGATCGGAGCGTTCCCAAGGTCGATCCGGAACCCCTCGGGGACGTAACCGCGCGAACGGCGCAGGAGCTTCGCGTTACCCCCGCTTATCCTGACCACCGAATCGTCGCACCGGGCGACGATCCTTCTGTCGTGCAAAAGGAAGTGATCAACGATTCCGGATAGCTCGTGTTCGATGCGGGTGTTCTCGATCAGCATCGGGCTCCCGGGCCGGTTGGCGCTCGTCATCACAAGCGGGGTCTCGAGCTGGGCGAACAGGAGAT
Coding sequences:
- the hypF gene encoding carbamoyltransferase HypF gives rise to the protein MERERRRLIVTGVVQGVGFRPFVYRIAHAHGLAGSVCNRGDAGVEIEIEGDPQEIEGFLTDLREKHPPLARIGAISVEEIPPTGEAGFRIVPSKDGAGSAGAIPPDIAICDECIADIFGDTRYRGYWATSCTNCGPRFTVIESLPYDRPRTSMRDFPMCADCRAEYTDPLDRRYHAQTIACPRCGPRLTFDGTDDDPIACAAAALKSGEIVAIKGIGGTHIACDATNADAVTELRARLGRPGQPFALMATEEILPRIAEVTEEEWALLRSPRRPIVVLRQRPGALPEQVAPGLHTVGVMLPYSGLHHLLFAQLETPLVMTSANRPGSPMLIENTRIEHELSGIVDHFLLHDRRIVARCDDSVVRISGGNAKLLRRSRGYVPEGFRIDLGNAPILALGPESDLAFALYFEGRVTMSQHIGTVDDLDTFAFLQEAIGHLRRITGAPPPRIVAHDLHPGFITTRYAAELAALHRARAVPVQHHVAHLASVLGEHGLTEAVGVVLDGYGYGTDGTAWGGEIFVAQDGKIVRAGTLSPVRLPGGDLAARKPARMAAAYLHAAGVKQEEIAEFLRAREMEEIEVEVVLHQLETGLNSPATTSAGRFLDAVAALIGIARLRTYEGEPAMRLEAAASSGREIHLPVRTDERDGLVILDTVSAFLELYRRVGTLAPDDIAASAQAYLADGTARIAIELARGLGIGAIALSGGVAYNDAISGRIRQRIEEAGISYYTNELVPPGDGGIALGQAVIASGALEAEVPDAASAEEDQDPQPEKNESDHPCHGPDCNAHHTEHNP
- a CDS encoding PAS domain S-box protein, translated to MEGASNHTEPVDFSSELFRAVAGRAGGIERILRAVLAGAQEIVFVKDVDGRYILVNPAFARFVGRPITQIIGKTDSELFPTEAEALRNDDRRVLSAGKPVHTMDRITLAGEERIFLTTKIPIPDESGSEIAVCGLAAEITGEVRVREQLTHLNRVLHAIRKVNQLITREKDKNRLLQGVCDDLAETRGYRGVWIALLDSDGSLTSFFHSGLGRAATAVQGMLKSGRFMECARRARERPGVVVIADPASECGDCPLLREAPEHRKLVARLEYDGKLYGLIAAEIPREYAAVKQEQELFSELAEDVGFGLYRLEAEAARRESEERFRSIVENSHAGIMMIDANYRIVYMNDSLTRIFGWERDEVIGHDFREFLDEESRELVAERYRRRQAGEDVPARYEFNVLGKDGAKRRVEAASSVIRDAAGEVRTIAQLLDITARKRMEERLHAIYSLTRQLALSTDPEEIADEAVKTARKVLGMRDCSLYLIDREKEALVLAAHSLAVDPKYHELPLASERGIMAAVAQTGVAAYLPDVSRDPRYIPVREENRSELCVPLKVGTRTIGVLNVESTEPDAFGPEDQELLESLADGVAVALEGARLYRELEQEHARLRQTLDGIIAALTAAIELRDPYTAGHQLRVAELATAIGEEMGLCSDKIEAIRYAGLVHDIGKLAVPAEILAKPSELTAAEYAIIKSHPEQAYDILKEIDFPWPVADIVLQHHERLDGSGYPQGLKGDEIRLESRIIAVADVVEAMSSHRPYRPARGIDAALGEIRKNKGKLYDPDVVDACLAVFEKGFAFSQ